In the genome of Gemmobacter fulvus, the window GCAGCCCCCCGCGCGCCTGTCGTCAGGATTTCAGGGCCGGGCTGAACGCCATCAGGCTGAGGATTTCAAACAGCACCTGTGCGGCGATTTGTGCGGTGTTGGTGGTGCTGTCATATTGCGGCGCCACCTCGACCACATCGCCCCCCACCAGATTGAGGCCCTTGAGGCCCCGGATCAGCTCCAGCACCTCGCGCGGGGTCATGCCGCCCACTTCGGGTGTGCCGGTGCCGGGGGCAAAGCCGGGGTCCAGCGCGTCAATGTCGAACGACAGATAGGTCGGGCCATCGCCCACCACGGCGCGGGCGCGGCGGATGATTTCGGGGATGCCCAGATGCGGCACCTCTTCGCCATGGATCACCGTCATGCCCGAGACGGTCGAGAACTCCCACAGATATTCCGCCGAGCCGCGAATCCCGATCTGGATCGTGCGCTCGGGGTCCAGCACGCCATCCAGCACGGCATTACGCATCGGGCCACCATGATGGAACTTGGTGCCATCGGTCGCGCCGCCGGTGTCGCAATGCGCGTCGATATGGATCAGCCCGACCGGCCGGTCGCGCCCCACTGCGCGCAAGACCGGATGGGTGATCGAATGATCGCCGCCGACCGACAGCGGCACGACCCCCGCCGCCACGATCCGCGCGATATGCGCCTCGATGTCGCGGTGGCTCTGCTCCAGATCATAGCGGCTGGTGAAGGCCACATCGCCGATATCGCCCACCCGCATCTCGTGCAGCGGCAGGCAATCCAGCACGTGATTATAGGGGCCGATCCGCTCCACCCCGCGCATGGCACGCGGCCCGAAGCGCGCGCCGGGGCGGTTGGTGACGCCCAGATCCATCGGCAGCCCGGTCAGCGCCACCTGCAGGTCGGCCAGGGCCTCCGGCTCGGGCCGGTAGGGGGCGCCGACCAGCGTCGGCACACCGGACCACGGCATCACGCGGGTGCCTGCCGGGTTGAACACCCGCGCGGCCACGCGGGCAAAGCGCGGATCGGCGATCCGGGCAGAGTTGTCATCGCTGAACTGGGCGCGCAGGGCGGCAAGGTGAATCTTATCCATCTGAAGGGTCTTTCTGATGTCGGGCGGTTGCGGGCCGAGTATGACAGCACTGGACATGGCAGATCAATTTACAGAATATTGCGATATGATGTCAGGAAAACTCACATAGATGCACGCGCTGCCCCCCCTGACCGCGCTGCGCGCCTTTGAGGCGGTGGTGCGCACCGGCACGCTGTCGGCGGCGGCGCACGATCTGGGCATCACCCATGGCGCGGTCAGCCTGCAAATTCGCGCGCTGGAACAGGCGGTGGGGCAGCCGCTGTTCGCGCGGCCCGGCAAGCGGCTGGTGCTGAACGGCCATGGCGCGCGGCTGTTTCAGGCGGTCAGCACGGCGTTTCAGGGCATGGCCACGGCCACCGCGCAATTGCGCGCCCCGGTGGACAGTGGCCGCTTGCGCATCGCCTGTGTGCCTGCGCTGCTGTCGCATTGGCTGTTGCAGGTCATCGACGATTTCGCCCAGACCCACCCCGAGGTGGAGCTGCATCTGATCCCCGCCAATGACCCGCAGCTGGTGCTGCGCGATGCGGCGGATCTGTGCCTCTGTTATGGCGACCGACCCGACCCGGCGCAGATCCACAGCCAGAGCCTTGCCGCCGTCCGCCTGTTTCCGGTGGCCAGCCCGGCGTTGCTGACGCGGGTGCCGCTGAAATCCTGGCGGGGGTTGCAGCAGCATGTCCTGCTGCATGCCGATGACGGGCAGGAGTGGCGCGAATGGGCCGGGGCCGCGCCATGCCCGCTGCGCCCCACCGCCCATCGGTATCTGAGCGATGCGCGGCTGGTGCTGGAGGCGGCGATCCTTGGCCATGGCATCGCGCTTGGCGATACGATCACCACCGGGCGGGCGCTGGCGCGGGGCGATCTGGTGGTGCCCTTTGCGCAGAGCGTGATGTCGCGCTCGGTGTTTTATCTGGCCTGCCATCCGGGGCGGCGCGATGTGCCGCTGCTGGCCAAGATGTCCGGCTGGCTGGCCGGGGCGATGGAGGCGACGGGTGATCCGCTGCGCCTGCCCGCCGCGCGGGGCGAGTGATCAGGCGCGTGTGTGCAGCGCGCGGACGATGCGCCAGGCCCGCCGCGCCACGGTCAGCGCCGTCCCCAGCACCACCGCCCAAAGCGTCAGCCACAGCACGCCGCCCGCACCCGACCACAGCGGCTCGGCCAGCGCCAGCAGCGCGCCGCCCGTCACCAGCGCCATGCGCTGGGGTTTGGCCATCGGCCCGCAAAAATCCGCAGGCAGGCCGCAGCTGCGGCCCAGCTCGCGGGTATAGGCGGTGAACACCGCCAGCGTGGCAGCGGCCCAGCCCAAGGCGGGAAGGCCAAGGCCCAGCCCCAGCCCGACCAGAATGGCAATATCGGCGATCCGGTCGGGAAATTCGTTCCAGAATGGGCCATCCGGCGCTTGTCGGCCCGCCTCGATGGCGACCAGCCCGTCCATCAGATTGCAGATCAGCCGCACCTGGCAGCCAAGTGCTGCCAGCAGCAGCAACCCCACGCGCCACGCCCCGTCCGCCGTGCCCACCGCCCAGAGCGCCCCACCCGCCAGCGCCGCCGCCGCGATACTGGCCAGCGAGATCTGGTTCGGCGTGATGCTTGTGCCGGCCAGCCAGCGGCTCAGCCCACGGGCCCAGCCGGTGTCGCGGCTGGAAATCGGGCGGCGATCAGGGGCTTGGGTCATGCGGGCTCCGGTTGCGGGGGATCATGTCAGCGACCACCAATAGCGGGTCAGATGGTAAAAGATCGGCGCCGAAAAGATCACCGAATCCAGCCGGTCGATAAAGCCGCCATGCCCGGCTATCAGGTGGCCCCAATCCTTGACGCCACGATCCCGCTTGATGGCCGACATGACAAGCCCGCCGAAGAACCCCATCAGCACGATCACACACGACAGGCCCGCCGCCTGCAATGGGGTGAAGGGCGTCAGCCAGGACAGGCTCGCCCCGATCAGCATGGCCGACAGTGCGCCCCCGGTAAAGCCCTCGACCGTCTTGGAGGGCGACAGGCGCGGCGCAATCTTTGTGCGGCCCAGCAGCTTGCCCCAGACATATTGCATCACGTCGCTGCCCTGCACCACCACCACCAGAAAGGCGATCAGCAGCACATTGCGCCCCTCATATCCCGGGATATGCAGGCTGAGCAGGGCAGGCACATGCGAGATGCAGAACACGCAGATCATCGCGGCCCATTGCACTGCGGCCACCCGCAGCAGAAAGCGTTCGGTATCGCCGAACAGCACCGCAAGGATCGGCAGCAGCAGAAAGGCATAGACCGGGATGAAGATGGACCACAGGCCATACCACTCGATCCAGATCAGGTAATATTGCACCGGCAGCACGCCGAAAAACGTGGCAACCAGCGCCCAGTGATCGCTGCGCCGGGTGTCGACCAGCGTAACGAACTCGCGCAGCGCCGCGAAAGAGCAGAGCGCGAACAGCAGCGTGGTGCCCGAAGATCCCAGCAGCAGCGCCACCGCCATCAGCGCGACCATCACCCACCAGGCCTTGATCCGGTCATTCAGGTTTTCGATGCCCGGATTTTCACCCTGCGGCGACAGGCGTTGCTGCAACACATAGCCCACGCCCGAGGCGGTCAGCAGCACGCCGCCCAGACCCGCCAGCAGCCAGATCAGATCGCTTTGCGCGGGCGTCATTGCGGCGGCCTTTCTGCCTTGGGCGACAGGCCGATCAGGGCTGCGGTGGCGCGGGCCAGAAAGGCGTCTTTCGTCTCGTCACCGCCCACATGCAGCGGCGCGCCGAAGGTCACCGTGCAGATCAGCGGGATCGGCACCAGACCGCCCTTGGGCAGCACCCGGTTCAGATTGTCGATCCAGACCGGCACCAGTTCGGTCGCCGGGCGGGCGCGGGCCAGATGATAAAGCCCGCTGCGAAACGGCAGCAGCGGCGCATCGGTCACATTGCGCGTGCCCTCGGGAAATACGATCAGCGAGGCGCCCCCATCCAGCGCCTGCGCCATCTGCGCCACCGGATCCGCCTGCCGCGTGGCGGGGTCGCGGTCGATCAGCAGGGCGTTGAACACCTTCTGCCCGACAAAGCGGCGCAGCGCCCCCGCCTGCCAATACTCCGCCGCCGCAACAGGCCGCGTCACCCGGCGCAGGCGCGGCGGCAGCACCGTCCAGACCAGCACGAAATCGCCATGGCTGGCATGATTGGCGAAATAGATGCGCTGCGTTGCATCCGGGGTGATGCCGCTGAAAATGCCGCGCACCGCCGTCACGGCCCGCGCAAACAGCACAATCGCCAGCGCGCAGAGCGCGGCCGGCAGGGGCCTGAAAATGCCTGTGATCATATTGCCCGATCCTGCGTCCGGCCTGAGCCCGTCTGATGGCGAGTAGAGCAGAGCCGCCGCCTTATCGCAACAGTGCCGGACCGATCAGCCGCCCCGGGCGGCCTCGATCGCGGCCACGTCGATCTTTGTCATTTCCATCATCGCGGCAAAGGCGCGGCGGGCCTCGTCGCCGCCTGCGGCCATTGCCTCGGTCAGCACGCGCGGCGTGATTTGCCACGAGATGCCCCACCGATCCTTGCACCAGCCACAGGCGCTTTCCTGCCCGCCATTGCCGACGATGGCATTCCAGTAGCGGTCGGTTTCGTCCTGATCCTCGGTGGCGATCTGGAACGAAAAGGCCTCGGTCTGCCGGAAGGCAGGCCCGCCGTTCAGACCCATGCAGGGGATACCCGCCACGATGAAATCGACCGTCAGCACATCCCCCGCCTTGCCCGACGGATAATCGGCGGGGGCCAGATGCACCGCCGTGACCGCGCTGTCCGGGAAGGTCTGGGCATAAAACTGCGCCGCCGCTTCGGCATCCTTGTCATACCAGACGCAGATCCTGTTCTTGGCCATATCCTGTCCTTTCGCTGCTGGGGGGGATCCGGGGAAGGCGCAGACCACCTCTCAGCAAGGCGCAAAAGCCACGTTCGGTCAAGGCGCGCGTGATCCGGTCAGTCTCCGACCCAGCGGACCAGCTGCGCGGTGGACCAGTTGCAGGCCCCGGCCTCGGTCATGCCCGTCACCTGCCAATGCACGCTGAACAGCCGGGGCGTCAGCAGCCGCATCCGCCCGGTCGAGGTCAGTGCGCCGCCTTCGGCCGCGAGTGAGGCGGTGCCGAGGGTTTCCACCGGGGTCACGTTCTGAAACCTGTGGGGCGCATAGTCGGGATCGGGATTGGCGGCCATGAAGGCGGTCTGGATGGTCTCGCCCGAAAAACCGGCGTTCCAGACCAGCCGCGCCGTGACGGTTTTCGGATTGGCCAGAACCTGCCGGAACATCTCGGTTCCCGGCCCGCACTGCACCGCGATATTGAACGGCGTGCCATCGCGCCACAGCCCATCCACCGGCTCCAGCGTGGTTTGCGGGCAGGTGCCCGAACCGCCAAAGCGGGCGTGCAGCGCATCGGTGCCCTCATCGGTCAGGCTGCTGTCGGTGGCCGGGCTGTCCCACACACCCTGCACCTCTGCCGCGACCTCTGGCAGGCCCAGGGCCACCGCCAGATCGGCACGGCTGAGCGGCATGGCGGCACAGGTGCAGCCCGCACCCGCCACACAATGCGCGGAATAAAGCCCCGAGGCATAGGCATCGACAAAGGGCCTGCCTTCATCGCCGGGGGTAAAGACCGGAATGGAGTCGGCCAGAAGCGGGCTGGCAAGGGCAATCAGAACAAGGGCGGCAAGGCGCATGGGGCGGCTCCGGTCGGGACAGGTGCGGCACAGGTTAGGGTGGTTCTGCGCCCCATGCTTGGGGCTGACGGCACCTGGCACGGGGTTGGCGGCACTGG includes:
- a CDS encoding phosphatidate cytidylyltransferase — encoded protein: MTPAQSDLIWLLAGLGGVLLTASGVGYVLQQRLSPQGENPGIENLNDRIKAWWVMVALMAVALLLGSSGTTLLFALCSFAALREFVTLVDTRRSDHWALVATFFGVLPVQYYLIWIEWYGLWSIFIPVYAFLLLPILAVLFGDTERFLLRVAAVQWAAMICVFCISHVPALLSLHIPGYEGRNVLLIAFLVVVVQGSDVMQYVWGKLLGRTKIAPRLSPSKTVEGFTGGALSAMLIGASLSWLTPFTPLQAAGLSCVIVLMGFFGGLVMSAIKRDRGVKDWGHLIAGHGGFIDRLDSVIFSAPIFYHLTRYWWSLT
- a CDS encoding lysophospholipid acyltransferase family protein encodes the protein MITGIFRPLPAALCALAIVLFARAVTAVRGIFSGITPDATQRIYFANHASHGDFVLVWTVLPPRLRRVTRPVAAAEYWQAGALRRFVGQKVFNALLIDRDPATRQADPVAQMAQALDGGASLIVFPEGTRNVTDAPLLPFRSGLYHLARARPATELVPVWIDNLNRVLPKGGLVPIPLICTVTFGAPLHVGGDETKDAFLARATAALIGLSPKAERPPQ
- a CDS encoding CDP-alcohol phosphatidyltransferase family protein produces the protein MTQAPDRRPISSRDTGWARGLSRWLAGTSITPNQISLASIAAAALAGGALWAVGTADGAWRVGLLLLAALGCQVRLICNLMDGLVAIEAGRQAPDGPFWNEFPDRIADIAILVGLGLGLGLPALGWAAATLAVFTAYTRELGRSCGLPADFCGPMAKPQRMALVTGGALLALAEPLWSGAGGVLWLTLWAVVLGTALTVARRAWRIVRALHTRA
- a CDS encoding VOC family protein, with the protein product MAKNRICVWYDKDAEAAAQFYAQTFPDSAVTAVHLAPADYPSGKAGDVLTVDFIVAGIPCMGLNGGPAFRQTEAFSFQIATEDQDETDRYWNAIVGNGGQESACGWCKDRWGISWQITPRVLTEAMAAGGDEARRAFAAMMEMTKIDVAAIEAARGG
- the speB gene encoding agmatinase — its product is MDKIHLAALRAQFSDDNSARIADPRFARVAARVFNPAGTRVMPWSGVPTLVGAPYRPEPEALADLQVALTGLPMDLGVTNRPGARFGPRAMRGVERIGPYNHVLDCLPLHEMRVGDIGDVAFTSRYDLEQSHRDIEAHIARIVAAGVVPLSVGGDHSITHPVLRAVGRDRPVGLIHIDAHCDTGGATDGTKFHHGGPMRNAVLDGVLDPERTIQIGIRGSAEYLWEFSTVSGMTVIHGEEVPHLGIPEIIRRARAVVGDGPTYLSFDIDALDPGFAPGTGTPEVGGMTPREVLELIRGLKGLNLVGGDVVEVAPQYDSTTNTAQIAAQVLFEILSLMAFSPALKS
- a CDS encoding LysR substrate-binding domain-containing protein; translated protein: MHALPPLTALRAFEAVVRTGTLSAAAHDLGITHGAVSLQIRALEQAVGQPLFARPGKRLVLNGHGARLFQAVSTAFQGMATATAQLRAPVDSGRLRIACVPALLSHWLLQVIDDFAQTHPEVELHLIPANDPQLVLRDAADLCLCYGDRPDPAQIHSQSLAAVRLFPVASPALLTRVPLKSWRGLQQHVLLHADDGQEWREWAGAAPCPLRPTAHRYLSDARLVLEAAILGHGIALGDTITTGRALARGDLVVPFAQSVMSRSVFYLACHPGRRDVPLLAKMSGWLAGAMEATGDPLRLPAARGE